One genomic segment of Culturomica massiliensis includes these proteins:
- a CDS encoding ORF6N domain-containing protein, producing MGQHLQILHRKIYKIRGLRVMLERGLAEMYKMLTKVAL from the coding sequence ATGGGGCAGCATTTACAGATACTCCATCGTAAAATATATAAAATCCGGGGACTGCGGGTAATGCTGGAGCGTGGTTTAGCAGAAATGTATAAAATGCTGACAAAAGTAGCACTTTAG
- a CDS encoding TonB-dependent receptor, with translation MKKVSENVFPPSGKIKKLWLTMKFSFLILFCLAMQSFIELEAQKLTVKMENASLEEILWNLRKQTKFVFLYSNQDVAPFKGLNVSVENENMEVVMKEVLKNTNLEYSVTNDAIVIRKKMPDNRVKFAAAQQKMRTIQGTVMDKRKELLPGVTIMVKGTTYGGTTDINGKFSFQVPDKPETELSVSYVGMVPQKIVLGDRTELHIVMEEMVETMEEVMVVAYGTVKKESFTGSAAVVKGDQIMRESAPVSAEKALQGYVAGVRITQTDGQPGAKATVQIRGIGSINGNIEPLYVIDGVPVISGDMSQVMSSSNVMTALNPNDIESMTVLKDAAATSLYGSRAANGVIIITTKQGRAGKTVFNADYEHGWTTTAMPHELFGLYMTGKEYTEYALEGLKNRYLYDRNALPGQAAYDAGNAGIVEDAMAYAYSNLNSRAKVIHPDDPLDGSFDYKQADPKKYLSHARNTDWAKALFSTGKEDRFNFSARGGNDKLKFFSSFGYMKQVGLLPTSKFQRVTGKINVESRVNKQIKYAINQTLAQTDQSGTASGGYYSNPIWGVKNTNPTAPVYMPNGEYYRYPGFVTKIPNYKKNVREQVRESSNFRSMTTVSLTIDFTDWLTFRTVNGIDYLHLTESSFSGIDSHDGRNEKGNLGEYLTKVYDLTTSNTLNFTKSFGQHNLTVLGGYEAKKYKNKYFGAYGTGFISDKFLQLDNAANAAEVGGAYSDDRLVSWLLKADYNYKNKYYLSGSVRRDGSSRLALKERWGNFFAASAAWTMSQEKFMKPVTWIDNLRLKVSFGTTGNLPSTYFGSQSLFSLENKYNGNPVFFLKTVGNPKLTWEHSYTWNAGIDFRLFGSRLSGGIEYYNKMTDNLLNNASVSVNTGFSSILVNEGRLRNSGVELTLSSQNVVGEGFNWSTDFNISWMTAKVESLKDDVISSQRIFREGEKLYSFYMREWAGVDGQTGRPLWYKNVYGPDGKTPVKDGSTTSKVAESNRVVLCKAYPDFYGGMTNRFSYQGIELSFLLTFTLGGNMFHNLDRLSADGRYIGTYNPSKNAAEGVWRKPGDKASKPLIIYNNPYQSQEYSSRYIHSTDHLRVKNISLSYNLPKRWMERWGIANTKVYFNATDVLTFYKYNYINPEVSYTGNTNSGSSYPAIKSYRFGIQVQF, from the coding sequence ATGAAAAAAGTAAGTGAAAACGTTTTCCCTCCGTCCGGGAAAATAAAAAAATTGTGGTTGACCATGAAATTTTCTTTTTTGATCTTGTTTTGCCTTGCAATGCAATCTTTTATCGAGTTGGAGGCACAGAAGCTGACGGTAAAGATGGAGAACGCTTCTTTGGAAGAAATTTTATGGAACTTACGAAAGCAAACCAAGTTCGTATTTTTGTACAGCAATCAGGATGTGGCGCCTTTTAAGGGATTGAATGTATCGGTGGAAAATGAGAATATGGAGGTGGTGATGAAGGAGGTGCTGAAAAATACAAATCTGGAATACAGTGTGACGAACGATGCTATCGTGATCCGGAAAAAGATGCCCGACAACCGGGTGAAATTTGCTGCTGCACAGCAAAAAATGCGGACGATTCAGGGAACGGTGATGGATAAAAGAAAGGAGTTGCTTCCCGGGGTTACTATTATGGTGAAGGGAACGACTTACGGAGGGACTACGGATATAAACGGAAAATTTTCCTTTCAGGTACCCGATAAACCGGAAACCGAGCTGAGTGTCAGTTATGTGGGCATGGTGCCCCAAAAGATCGTGTTGGGCGACCGGACCGAATTGCATATCGTTATGGAAGAAATGGTGGAGACGATGGAGGAGGTTATGGTGGTGGCTTATGGGACGGTAAAGAAGGAGTCGTTTACGGGGTCTGCCGCTGTGGTGAAAGGAGATCAGATTATGAGGGAATCGGCACCTGTTTCGGCAGAGAAGGCTTTGCAGGGGTATGTGGCGGGGGTGCGTATTACCCAGACCGACGGGCAACCGGGCGCCAAGGCTACGGTGCAGATTCGCGGTATCGGATCGATCAACGGTAATATAGAGCCGTTGTATGTGATCGACGGGGTACCGGTGATTTCCGGGGATATGTCGCAGGTGATGTCTTCTTCCAATGTGATGACGGCTCTGAATCCGAATGATATCGAATCGATGACCGTTTTGAAGGACGCTGCCGCCACTTCCCTTTACGGCTCCCGGGCTGCAAACGGGGTCATTATTATTACCACGAAGCAGGGGCGTGCGGGTAAAACCGTTTTTAATGCCGATTATGAGCACGGTTGGACGACAACGGCTATGCCGCATGAGTTGTTCGGTTTGTATATGACCGGGAAGGAGTATACGGAATATGCTTTGGAAGGCTTGAAAAACCGTTATCTCTATGACCGGAACGCTTTGCCGGGGCAAGCCGCTTACGATGCCGGAAATGCCGGGATTGTGGAGGATGCGATGGCCTATGCTTACAGTAACCTGAATAGCCGGGCCAAGGTGATTCATCCGGACGATCCGTTGGACGGGTCTTTTGATTATAAGCAGGCAGACCCTAAAAAATATTTGTCCCATGCTCGCAATACCGATTGGGCAAAAGCTTTATTCAGTACCGGAAAGGAGGACCGTTTCAATTTTTCGGCCCGGGGAGGAAACGATAAGCTGAAATTTTTCTCTTCTTTTGGGTATATGAAACAAGTCGGTTTGCTGCCTACCAGCAAGTTTCAGCGGGTGACCGGGAAAATCAATGTGGAAAGCCGGGTAAATAAACAAATCAAGTATGCCATCAACCAGACTTTAGCCCAAACGGATCAGTCGGGTACGGCTTCCGGAGGTTATTATTCGAATCCGATCTGGGGAGTGAAGAATACCAATCCGACGGCACCGGTTTATATGCCGAACGGGGAATATTACCGGTATCCCGGTTTCGTTACCAAAATTCCGAATTATAAGAAGAATGTACGGGAGCAGGTGAGGGAATCCTCGAACTTCCGGAGTATGACGACGGTTTCTCTGACGATTGACTTTACCGACTGGCTGACTTTCCGTACGGTGAACGGCATCGACTATCTGCATCTGACGGAGTCTTCCTTTTCGGGGATCGACAGTCATGACGGCCGGAACGAAAAAGGAAATCTGGGTGAGTATCTGACGAAGGTATACGATTTGACGACGTCCAATACCCTGAATTTTACCAAATCTTTCGGGCAGCATAATCTGACAGTATTGGGAGGATATGAGGCCAAGAAGTATAAAAATAAATATTTCGGCGCCTATGGAACGGGTTTTATTTCCGATAAGTTTCTGCAATTGGATAATGCGGCCAACGCTGCAGAGGTCGGCGGGGCATATAGTGACGACCGGTTGGTTTCCTGGTTGCTGAAAGCCGATTACAATTACAAGAATAAATATTATCTTTCTGGTAGTGTGCGTCGTGACGGATCTTCCCGTTTGGCGCTGAAAGAGCGTTGGGGAAATTTCTTTGCAGCCTCGGCAGCCTGGACGATGTCGCAGGAAAAGTTTATGAAGCCGGTGACGTGGATAGATAATCTGCGGTTGAAGGTTTCTTTCGGAACGACCGGAAATTTACCTTCCACTTATTTCGGATCCCAGTCTTTATTTTCTCTGGAGAACAAATACAACGGGAATCCTGTTTTTTTCCTGAAAACGGTAGGAAATCCGAAGCTGACCTGGGAACATTCCTATACCTGGAATGCCGGGATCGATTTTCGCTTGTTCGGTTCCCGTTTGTCCGGCGGTATAGAGTATTATAACAAGATGACGGATAATTTGCTGAACAATGCTTCGGTTTCTGTCAATACGGGTTTTTCCAGTATATTGGTTAACGAAGGCCGGTTGAGAAATTCCGGCGTGGAACTGACTTTAAGCAGCCAGAATGTTGTCGGGGAGGGTTTTAACTGGAGCACCGATTTCAATATTTCCTGGATGACGGCCAAAGTGGAGTCTCTGAAAGACGATGTGATCAGTTCCCAGCGTATTTTCCGGGAGGGAGAAAAGCTTTATTCATTCTATATGCGGGAATGGGCCGGTGTTGACGGACAAACCGGACGTCCTTTGTGGTATAAGAATGTTTACGGCCCTGACGGGAAGACTCCGGTGAAGGATGGAAGTACCACCAGTAAGGTGGCAGAATCGAACCGGGTGGTGCTTTGTAAGGCATATCCGGATTTTTACGGGGGTATGACCAACCGTTTTTCTTACCAGGGAATCGAATTGTCGTTTTTGCTGACGTTTACTTTGGGAGGAAATATGTTTCACAATCTGGACCGTTTGAGTGCCGACGGTCGTTATATCGGTACTTACAATCCGTCCAAGAATGCCGCTGAAGGGGTATGGAGAAAGCCCGGCGACAAGGCTTCAAAGCCTTTGATTATTTACAATAATCCTTACCAGTCCCAGGAATATTCCAGCCGCTATATTCATTCTACCGACCATTTGCGGGTAAAGAATATTTCTCTTTCTTATAATTTGCCGAAAAGGTGGATGGAGAGATGGGGGATTGCCAATACCAAGGTTTATTTTAATGCCACAGATGTACTGACTTTCTATAAATATAATTACATCAATCCGGAAGTGAGTTATACGGGTAATACGAATTCAGGCTCCAGTTATCCGGCGATTAAGTCTTACCGTTTCGGTATTCAGGTTCAATTTTAA
- a CDS encoding alpha/beta hydrolase family protein, whose translation MRNTFFSVFLGLLFALPALPTLGQSGYQHPPKAVEDLVLAPATPAFSLSPRMDCYLIIRQTDIPAIREQAQAELKLAGRRVLAATNCPKMRTKIKELEIKSLPGKKVKEGVITGFPADVNLISYKWSPDGSRVAVCEERPDGIYLWVVDVADLRARLLTGRKLNFFFGPGMYSWSPDSKYLVVALIPANRGAMPADKMQNIVPVIQTSEGKSNQAPTYQDLLTDAYSESVFDYYATSELGIVSADNGEFMPNGKAAVYLPATYSPDGKYLLVRYLNRPYSYVVPYTFFPSTIEIRDPEGKSVKQVYQKPLVEYEYISNNSASPEPRGYDWRADQPATLYWVEPLDGGNGKVKAEFRDRVMFLEAPFEGQARELVKTEKRYDDIFWGDARHAFLMTYDYDTRQKKCCLFDPSEPGKMQVVYDQSAEDLYADCGRLVTTKNAFGQYVVFSGDKYKTVYFSGRGYSPRGAYPFIDARRLGTNRTTRLWQSEDPWYEYPVAYPDLLKGEIITSRESNTEAPNYYLVNFKKKKQVALTDFPDPYPGMKGVTKQVVEYTRNDGVKLSGTLFLPAGYKKENGPLPVLIWAYPSEYKSSANAGQRRDAPNQFIRYTRTSPILWVAEGYAVLNNASFPIIGEGEKEPNDTYVEQLVANAKAAVDKLVEMGVGDPKRMAVGGHSYGAFMTANLLANCDLFAAGIARSGAYNRTLTPFGFQNEMRTFWEAPEVYLKMSPFVKADKLKTPILLIHGQADNNTGTFTMQSERLYTALRGNGGTVRLVLLPYESHGYVAKESILHQAWETYRWLEKYVKNK comes from the coding sequence ATGCGAAATACATTTTTTTCTGTTTTTTTAGGTCTGTTATTTGCTTTGCCGGCTCTTCCGACGCTGGGACAGAGCGGTTATCAGCATCCGCCGAAAGCCGTGGAAGATTTGGTTCTTGCTCCGGCTACTCCGGCTTTCTCTCTCAGTCCGCGTATGGATTGTTATCTGATTATCCGGCAAACGGATATTCCTGCGATCCGGGAGCAGGCTCAAGCCGAGTTGAAACTGGCCGGCCGGCGTGTGTTGGCTGCAACGAATTGTCCGAAGATGAGGACAAAAATAAAAGAACTGGAAATCAAATCTTTACCGGGAAAGAAAGTGAAGGAGGGCGTGATTACCGGTTTTCCGGCGGATGTCAACCTGATTAGTTATAAGTGGTCGCCGGATGGCAGCCGTGTCGCTGTTTGTGAAGAGCGGCCGGACGGTATTTATTTATGGGTGGTAGATGTTGCCGACTTGAGGGCCCGGTTGCTGACCGGACGAAAGCTGAATTTCTTTTTCGGGCCGGGGATGTATAGTTGGTCACCCGACAGTAAGTACCTTGTGGTAGCTTTGATTCCTGCGAACCGGGGAGCAATGCCTGCGGATAAGATGCAGAATATCGTTCCCGTCATTCAGACGAGCGAAGGAAAGAGCAATCAGGCGCCGACATATCAGGATTTACTGACTGATGCGTACAGTGAATCGGTGTTCGATTATTACGCTACCTCGGAGCTGGGTATCGTATCTGCCGATAACGGAGAGTTTATGCCGAACGGAAAAGCAGCGGTGTATCTGCCGGCAACTTATTCTCCGGATGGAAAATATCTTTTGGTACGGTATCTGAACCGTCCTTATTCGTATGTTGTTCCGTATACTTTTTTCCCGTCTACAATTGAGATCCGGGATCCGGAAGGGAAGTCGGTGAAGCAGGTTTATCAGAAACCTTTGGTAGAATATGAGTATATCAGTAATAATTCGGCTTCTCCCGAGCCTCGCGGATACGATTGGCGGGCCGATCAACCGGCAACCCTGTATTGGGTAGAGCCTTTGGATGGCGGAAACGGTAAGGTTAAGGCGGAATTCCGGGACCGGGTGATGTTTCTGGAAGCTCCTTTTGAAGGTCAGGCCCGGGAGCTGGTAAAAACGGAGAAACGATATGACGATATTTTTTGGGGGGATGCCCGGCATGCTTTTTTGATGACGTATGATTACGATACCCGTCAGAAAAAATGTTGTCTGTTCGATCCTTCCGAACCGGGAAAAATGCAGGTTGTTTACGATCAGAGTGCAGAGGATTTGTATGCGGATTGCGGTAGGTTGGTTACGACTAAAAATGCTTTCGGACAATATGTGGTGTTTAGCGGTGATAAATATAAGACGGTGTATTTCAGCGGGCGCGGATACTCGCCCCGGGGTGCTTATCCGTTTATTGATGCCCGTCGGTTGGGGACGAACCGAACCACCCGTTTGTGGCAATCGGAGGATCCCTGGTACGAGTATCCGGTGGCTTATCCGGATTTGCTCAAAGGGGAAATCATTACTTCCAGGGAATCCAATACAGAAGCACCGAATTATTATCTGGTGAATTTCAAAAAGAAAAAACAGGTGGCTTTGACTGATTTTCCCGATCCTTATCCGGGGATGAAGGGGGTAACCAAACAGGTGGTCGAGTATACCCGGAACGATGGCGTGAAGTTGAGTGGAACGTTGTTTTTACCTGCCGGGTATAAGAAGGAGAACGGACCTTTGCCGGTTTTGATCTGGGCTTATCCTTCGGAGTATAAAAGCAGTGCCAATGCCGGCCAGCGAAGGGATGCCCCGAATCAATTTATCCGTTATACCCGGACGTCCCCGATCCTTTGGGTGGCGGAAGGTTATGCCGTATTGAACAACGCTTCGTTCCCCATTATCGGAGAAGGTGAAAAAGAGCCTAACGATACTTATGTCGAACAACTGGTTGCCAATGCCAAAGCGGCTGTCGATAAGCTGGTGGAGATGGGAGTAGGTGATCCGAAACGAATGGCTGTGGGCGGTCATTCCTACGGTGCTTTTATGACAGCCAATCTATTGGCCAATTGTGATCTGTTTGCGGCCGGCATAGCCCGCAGCGGAGCCTATAACCGGACACTGACTCCTTTTGGTTTCCAAAATGAAATGCGTACTTTTTGGGAAGCTCCGGAGGTTTATCTGAAAATGTCGCCTTTTGTAAAAGCGGATAAATTGAAGACTCCGATTTTACTGATTCACGGACAAGCCGACAATAATACGGGTACTTTCACGATGCAAAGCGAGCGTTTGTATACGGCTCTCCGGGGGAACGGCGGTACGGTGCGTTTGGTGTTGCTGCCTTATGAAAGTCACGGTTATGTAGCCAAAGAATCCATATTGCATCAAGCGTGGGAAACTTACCGGTGGTTGGAAAAATACGTTAAAAATAAATAA
- a CDS encoding FecR family protein, whose amino-acid sequence MDFRNDRMWEIIAAYLCGEEVEAADMERLQQWLETGDHRHELRQLERYYKEQSVRQGIDEERAYHSVFGKIREEKRGRRLGVIRWWGAVASIVMLGIVTATVLLRTGAFRPEVLEVAGNDFTVSDPMEVVLQLASGQQILLEEDDKLSLPDEYGAVYNQNGVLSFGTACPKGGTGEKYNVLKVPRGKEYQVILPDSTRVWLNADSRLRFPLAFGEKERRVFLEGEAYFDVKKAKDCPFIVETDRIDVEVLGTRFDVKAYSDEETVYTTLLTGSVRIVADGVRDRNVELKPAQQYSLDRKSRQQKVEEVDPSLYVAWMDRMFVFWNQRLEDVMKDLTKWYDVEFVFADEVAADMRISGNIERSRDLTAVLDMITGLRKVEIVQRDGKYVVRAK is encoded by the coding sequence ATGGATTTTAGAAACGACAGGATGTGGGAAATTATTGCAGCCTATTTGTGTGGAGAAGAGGTGGAGGCTGCCGATATGGAACGGTTGCAGCAGTGGCTGGAAACCGGGGATCACCGCCATGAATTGAGACAGTTGGAGCGTTATTATAAGGAACAATCGGTTCGGCAAGGAATAGACGAGGAGAGGGCTTATCATTCGGTGTTCGGAAAGATACGGGAGGAGAAACGAGGCAGGCGTTTGGGGGTGATCCGGTGGTGGGGTGCGGTGGCTTCGATTGTGATGCTCGGCATCGTTACGGCGACAGTTTTATTGCGTACAGGTGCATTCCGGCCTGAGGTTTTGGAGGTGGCTGGAAACGATTTCACCGTGTCCGATCCGATGGAGGTGGTTTTGCAGTTAGCCAGCGGACAACAGATTTTGTTGGAGGAGGACGATAAACTGTCTTTGCCGGATGAGTACGGGGCGGTTTATAATCAGAACGGTGTGTTGAGTTTCGGAACTGCCTGTCCGAAAGGGGGTACGGGCGAGAAGTATAATGTGTTGAAGGTACCGAGGGGAAAGGAGTATCAGGTTATTTTGCCGGACAGCACCCGGGTGTGGCTGAATGCAGACAGCCGGTTGCGTTTCCCGTTGGCTTTCGGAGAGAAGGAACGGCGTGTATTTCTGGAAGGAGAGGCTTATTTCGATGTGAAGAAAGCAAAAGATTGTCCTTTTATCGTGGAAACCGACCGGATCGATGTGGAAGTGTTGGGTACTCGTTTCGATGTCAAGGCCTATTCTGATGAGGAAACCGTATATACGACTTTGCTGACCGGATCGGTGCGGATTGTTGCAGACGGGGTGCGTGACCGGAATGTGGAGTTGAAACCGGCTCAGCAATATAGCCTGGACCGGAAATCCAGACAGCAGAAGGTGGAAGAAGTCGATCCTTCGTTGTATGTGGCCTGGATGGACCGGATGTTTGTTTTTTGGAATCAGCGTCTGGAAGATGTGATGAAGGATCTGACCAAATGGTATGATGTGGAGTTTGTCTTTGCCGATGAAGTTGCCGCAGATATGAGGATTTCAGGGAATATCGAACGTTCCAGGGATTTGACTGCGGTGTTGGATATGATTACGGGGTTGAGGAAGGTGGAGATCGTGCAACGGGACGGAAAATATGTGGTACGTGCTAAATAA
- a CDS encoding RagB/SusD family nutrient uptake outer membrane protein: MKMKLYIAVLFSLLCCSCGNDFLDISPSNSAGDANLINSVSDLRIATEGVYEVLTSSSYYAGEYTFVADLMGDHMMEPSWGSQHLKYFYAYGLTKVSAGTGFYRLIYLGVQDINLIIEKADKLENTPEKKALIAELRTLRALLHFDLVRMYGPMYGNLGKGTIKSDALGIRVAGKAYKDVREVFYRSKVSDVYGFICTELEEAVPLLSVKKRNGYFDYWGGRALQAKVYLYMEKDALALAAAEDVIKNSGCELYSRDEYVASWGKEYGSESLLELPTSLEDNAGYTSLGWICSEAGYKTVVPTRDFLDLAEADPEDVRFKLLRYSSKDKCYYISGKYPGREGNIKINNPKVLRLSEVYLIAAEAALKVNDMKKARDYLGDLRRERTTTDPDKYNTRVTLEDVLYERAVELYGEGSRAWDLWRNRKPVIRWRTPQEKDEKGHTDNLESGVIPFDFFQTIYPINERELELLPLKDRESQQNPGY, translated from the coding sequence ATGAAAATGAAATTATATATAGCCGTGTTGTTCAGCTTGCTGTGTTGTTCCTGCGGCAATGATTTTTTAGATATTTCACCCTCGAATTCTGCCGGAGACGCTAATCTGATCAATTCCGTTTCCGATCTCAGGATTGCTACGGAAGGTGTTTATGAGGTGTTGACCAGTTCTTCCTATTATGCGGGAGAATATACATTTGTGGCCGATCTGATGGGGGATCATATGATGGAACCGTCCTGGGGAAGCCAGCATTTAAAGTATTTTTATGCTTACGGTTTAACTAAAGTATCTGCCGGCACCGGTTTTTACCGGTTGATATATCTGGGGGTACAGGATATCAATCTGATTATCGAGAAGGCGGATAAACTGGAGAATACGCCTGAAAAGAAAGCGTTGATTGCCGAATTGAGGACGTTGCGGGCTTTGCTGCATTTTGATCTGGTTCGTATGTACGGTCCGATGTACGGTAATCTCGGTAAAGGCACAATCAAATCCGATGCGTTGGGTATTCGTGTTGCCGGGAAAGCTTACAAGGATGTAAGGGAGGTGTTTTACAGGAGTAAGGTGTCCGACGTGTATGGTTTTATCTGTACGGAGTTGGAGGAAGCCGTGCCTTTGTTGTCAGTAAAGAAGCGAAACGGTTATTTCGATTATTGGGGAGGGCGCGCTTTGCAGGCTAAGGTGTACCTGTATATGGAAAAGGACGCACTGGCTCTTGCGGCAGCCGAAGATGTCATTAAAAACAGCGGTTGTGAACTTTATTCGCGTGACGAATATGTCGCTTCCTGGGGAAAGGAATACGGCTCGGAGTCTTTGTTGGAGTTGCCTACTTCCCTGGAGGACAATGCCGGTTATACTTCGTTGGGATGGATTTGTTCGGAGGCGGGCTATAAGACGGTGGTGCCTACCCGGGATTTTCTGGATTTGGCAGAAGCCGATCCTGAAGATGTACGTTTTAAGTTACTCCGGTATTCAAGTAAGGATAAGTGTTATTATATCTCCGGTAAATATCCGGGCCGGGAAGGAAATATCAAAATCAATAACCCGAAGGTGTTGCGGTTGAGCGAGGTGTATCTGATAGCAGCCGAAGCCGCGTTGAAGGTAAATGATATGAAAAAGGCAAGGGATTATTTGGGAGATTTGCGCAGGGAGAGGACGACGACCGATCCGGATAAGTACAATACAAGGGTAACATTGGAGGATGTCCTTTACGAACGTGCTGTCGAGTTGTACGGCGAGGGCAGCAGGGCCTGGGATTTGTGGAGAAACCGTAAACCGGTGATCCGCTGGCGTACTCCACAGGAAAAGGATGAAAAAGGACATACGGATAATCTGGAGAGTGGAGTGATTCCTTTTGATTTTTTCCAGACCATTTATCCGATCAATGAACGGGAATTGGAGTTGTTGCCGTTAAAAGACCGGGAGTCGCAACAAAATCCCGGTTATTGA
- a CDS encoding RNA polymerase sigma-70 factor, producing the protein MVEKDKLLEKVCCGDERAYQGLFRMYYADLVAFAYSLLKDLGKAEDVVQEFFVNFWCEKKYKNVHSSLDSYLFRAVKNACLNHIRDERYRVRKLEEVWKNREEEETDKEEETEEKEAVYKAIAELPEQCRRIFMMCCVEGKKYQEAADALNISVNTVRTQMGRAFKTLREKLAGKTYSMLLLHFFTGGWKFVPEDSGM; encoded by the coding sequence ATGGTGGAAAAAGATAAATTATTGGAAAAAGTCTGTTGCGGGGATGAGCGGGCCTATCAGGGTTTGTTCAGGATGTATTATGCGGATCTGGTGGCTTTTGCCTATAGTTTGTTGAAGGATTTGGGGAAGGCGGAAGATGTGGTGCAGGAGTTTTTTGTCAATTTCTGGTGCGAAAAAAAATATAAGAATGTACATTCTTCTCTGGACAGTTATCTGTTCCGGGCGGTGAAGAATGCGTGCCTCAACCATATCCGCGATGAGCGGTACCGCGTTAGGAAGCTGGAGGAGGTATGGAAGAACCGGGAAGAGGAGGAGACAGACAAGGAGGAGGAGACAGAGGAAAAGGAGGCGGTGTATAAGGCTATTGCCGAATTGCCGGAGCAATGCCGGCGTATTTTTATGATGTGTTGCGTGGAGGGGAAAAAGTACCAGGAGGCTGCCGATGCTTTGAATATTTCCGTAAATACCGTCCGTACGCAGATGGGGAGAGCTTTTAAGACGTTGCGGGAAAAGCTGGCCGGAAAAACTTATTCTATGTTGCTTTTGCATTTTTTTACCGGAGGGTGGAAATTTGTTCCGGAAGATAGCGGAATGTAA
- a CDS encoding M28 family peptidase gives MIKKYILCLGLCIGMFMSQAQREYTAFDKAFHSVSSNEIMEFVYEMCKPEHKGRLAGSPEYTRCAHWAANYFSAWGLTPGGDNGFYFQNFPVQYTDVKDAGVLKVKGEDMDVTYRMPDDYYPGTHTASGVLKGEPVYVGFGITAPDLGYDDYAGIDVRGKIVVIEPGVPCERENQAYARWDEFYSGSVYKIKNAVSHGAAGALFTGKFSHPGILYNDGFIYCHVSDKVVNDLLTGTSWTARTLKDKIRGDKRPHSMVLTGKEVEMMFRSFHAPSQTQNVIGYIPGTDKRLKDAPIIIGAHLDHLGCPGILFPGALDNASGSAIVMETAKAFAQSGVKPLRPVVFILFGAEEPGMLGSKFYVKHPLFPLEKTLCMFNLDMVGNGTELRVGGVNTFPELKKYFTEANEQYLRRILHTSDYSKASGRMYTDGEIFNFNGVPAFSLGTRNKVGRTYYHVPQDVPETLTPEIMEDVSKLLYTVLCKLACDPHIRLSE, from the coding sequence ATGATAAAAAAATATATACTTTGTCTGGGTTTGTGTATCGGTATGTTTATGTCCCAGGCCCAGCGTGAATATACGGCTTTCGATAAAGCGTTTCACTCTGTTTCCAGCAATGAAATCATGGAGTTCGTTTATGAAATGTGTAAACCGGAACATAAGGGACGCTTGGCCGGATCACCGGAATATACCCGTTGTGCTCATTGGGCTGCGAATTATTTCTCCGCCTGGGGACTGACACCGGGAGGGGATAACGGGTTTTATTTTCAGAATTTTCCCGTACAATATACCGATGTCAAGGATGCCGGAGTGCTGAAGGTGAAAGGAGAGGATATGGATGTAACTTACCGGATGCCGGACGATTATTATCCGGGTACACATACGGCTTCCGGCGTATTGAAAGGTGAACCCGTTTATGTGGGCTTCGGTATTACGGCACCGGATTTGGGGTATGACGATTATGCCGGGATTGATGTGCGGGGAAAGATTGTGGTCATCGAACCGGGAGTGCCTTGTGAGCGTGAGAATCAGGCGTATGCCCGTTGGGATGAATTTTATTCGGGCTCTGTTTATAAGATTAAAAATGCGGTCAGTCATGGTGCCGCAGGGGCTTTGTTTACCGGAAAATTTTCCCATCCCGGAATTCTCTATAATGACGGTTTTATTTATTGCCATGTCAGCGATAAGGTGGTGAACGATTTATTGACCGGAACATCCTGGACAGCGCGGACTCTGAAGGATAAGATCAGAGGCGATAAGCGTCCTCATTCCATGGTATTGACGGGGAAAGAAGTGGAGATGATGTTCCGGTCTTTTCATGCGCCGAGCCAGACTCAGAATGTGATCGGTTATATTCCGGGGACAGACAAGCGGTTGAAGGATGCACCGATTATCATAGGTGCTCACCTGGATCATCTGGGGTGTCCGGGTATTCTCTTCCCCGGGGCTTTGGACAATGCTTCGGGTAGTGCTATTGTGATGGAGACGGCTAAGGCTTTTGCACAGAGCGGGGTTAAACCTTTGCGTCCGGTGGTGTTTATTCTGTTCGGGGCAGAGGAGCCGGGAATGCTGGGGTCTAAGTTCTATGTCAAACATCCGCTTTTCCCTTTGGAGAAAACATTATGTATGTTCAATCTGGATATGGTGGGGAATGGAACGGAGTTGCGGGTAGGAGGGGTGAATACTTTTCCTGAATTGAAAAAATATTTTACGGAAGCAAATGAACAGTATCTCCGCCGGATTTTACATACTTCGGATTACAGCAAAGCTTCGGGCAGGATGTATACGGACGGTGAGATTTTCAATTTTAACGGTGTACCGGCTTTTTCGCTGGGTACCCGGAATAAGGTGGGAAGAACGTATTATCATGTACCCCAGGATGTGCCTGAAACGCTGACGCCTGAAATTATGGAGGATGTTTCCAAGCTATTGTATACGGTTTTGTGTAAATTGGCATGTGATCCTCACATCCGGCTTTCTGAATGA